A region from the Streptomyces tsukubensis genome encodes:
- a CDS encoding YciI family protein: MAKYLLLKHYRGAPAPVNDVPMDRWTPEEISAHVQYMNDFAARLEGTGEFVDGLALAPEGAWVRYDGEGRPPVTDGPFAETKDLIAGWMVIDVDSYERAVELAGELSAAPGAGGRPIHEWLEVRPFLSAPPTITD, from the coding sequence ATGGCGAAGTACCTGCTTCTCAAGCACTACCGCGGCGCACCGGCCCCGGTGAACGACGTGCCCATGGACCGGTGGACGCCGGAGGAGATCTCCGCGCACGTGCAGTACATGAACGACTTCGCCGCGCGGCTGGAGGGGACCGGCGAGTTCGTCGACGGCCTGGCGCTCGCCCCGGAAGGGGCCTGGGTCCGGTACGACGGCGAGGGGCGGCCGCCGGTCACCGACGGCCCGTTCGCGGAGACCAAGGACCTGATCGCGGGCTGGATGGTGATCGACGTCGACAGCTACGAGCGCGCCGTGGAACTGGCCGGGGAGCTGTCGGCCGCGCCCGGTGCGGGCGGGAGGCCGATCCACGAGTGGCTGGAGGTCCGCCCCTTCCTGTCCGCCCCGCCCACCATCACCGACTGA
- a CDS encoding ECF transporter S component family protein produces MNDAPRDPGPEPAAPAAPAAPAAPAAPAIRIGPRAGIVIVLAALLGLVAFFWPFVVAPGTFASHYAPPLIFGVLLVLVLSVVISEIAEGGIDSKALAMLGVLSAVNAALRPLGAGTAGVETVFFVLVLAGRVYGPGFGFTLGCTSLFASALITGGVGPWMPYQMFGCAFVGMLAGFLPRASGRREVLMLAVYGSFSGYLFGFLLNLSFWPFSVDPGSSIAYLPGLPFTEQWQRYIAFDVATSLGWDTGRAVTNFVCILLAGPAVLTVFRRAARRARFRAPVRFAPPGTPPKDGPGA; encoded by the coding sequence ATGAACGACGCCCCGAGGGACCCGGGACCGGAACCCGCCGCACCCGCCGCACCCGCCGCACCCGCCGCACCCGCCGCACCCGCGATCAGGATCGGCCCGCGCGCCGGAATCGTGATCGTCCTCGCCGCGCTCCTCGGCCTGGTGGCCTTCTTCTGGCCGTTCGTCGTCGCCCCCGGCACCTTCGCCTCCCACTACGCTCCCCCGCTGATCTTCGGCGTGCTGCTGGTCCTGGTGCTGTCCGTGGTGATCTCCGAGATCGCCGAGGGCGGCATCGACTCCAAGGCGCTGGCCATGCTGGGCGTCCTGTCGGCCGTCAATGCGGCGCTGCGTCCGCTGGGGGCGGGCACGGCGGGCGTGGAGACGGTGTTCTTCGTCCTGGTCCTCGCGGGCCGGGTGTACGGACCGGGCTTCGGCTTCACCCTGGGCTGTACGTCGCTGTTCGCGTCGGCCCTGATCACGGGCGGGGTCGGCCCCTGGATGCCGTACCAGATGTTCGGCTGTGCCTTCGTCGGCATGCTGGCGGGCTTCCTGCCGAGGGCCTCGGGCCGCCGGGAGGTGCTGATGCTCGCCGTCTACGGTTCGTTCTCCGGCTATCTCTTCGGCTTTCTGCTCAATCTGTCGTTCTGGCCGTTCTCCGTCGACCCGGGGAGTTCGATCGCCTATCTGCCGGGGCTCCCGTTCACCGAGCAGTGGCAGCGCTACATCGCCTTCGACGTCGCGACGTCGCTGGGCTGGGACACGGGCCGGGCGGTCACCAACTTCGTCTGCATCCTGCTGGCGGGCCCGGCGGTGCTGACGGTCTTCCGCCGCGCGGCCCGCCGGGCCCGGTTCCGGGCACCGGTACGGTTCGCACCCCCGGGCACGCCGCCGAAGGACGGCCCCGGGGCGTGA
- a CDS encoding ABC transporter ATP-binding protein, translating to MITFDEVSVVYDGAPGPVLRDVCTTVEEGELCLVTGHTGVGKSTLLGAVNGLVPHFTGGTLHGRVVVDGRDTAHHPPRELADVVGVVGQDPLDGFVTDTVEEELAYAMEQLAVPPATMRKRVEETLDLLGLAELRHRPLYELSGGQQQRVAIGSVLTAHPRVLVLDEPTSALDPTAAEEVLAAVTRLVHDLGVTVLVAEHRLERVVQYADRVLHLPGDGRVVSGPPAEVFRDSGVAPPVVDLGRVAGWSPLPLSIRDARRAAAPLRTALADAVPPPVRPAPPAHRPVVLAARGVTVKHRNVPAVREVALELRAGEVTALMGRNGSGKSSLLWALQGSGPRQAGTVEVLKGGAAADPKKLPAAGARRLVGLVPQTATDLLYLESVAQELAQADRESAPDAGTAVPAREILDRLVPGLPGSAHPRDLSEGQKLALVLAIQLAAAPPVVLLDEPTRGLDYRAKEQLTGIVDGLAREGRAVVVATHDVEFVARAADRVVVMAEGDVVADGPTPEVITASPVFAPQVAKVLAPLPYLTVGQVAAVAGEGRTG from the coding sequence GTGATCACTTTCGACGAGGTGTCCGTCGTCTACGACGGCGCGCCGGGACCCGTACTGCGCGATGTCTGTACGACGGTGGAGGAGGGCGAGCTGTGCCTGGTCACCGGGCATACGGGGGTCGGGAAGTCGACTCTGCTGGGGGCCGTGAACGGGCTGGTGCCGCATTTCACCGGCGGCACGCTGCACGGCCGGGTCGTCGTCGACGGCCGGGACACCGCGCACCATCCGCCGCGGGAGCTGGCCGATGTGGTGGGGGTGGTGGGCCAGGATCCGCTGGACGGCTTCGTCACCGACACGGTCGAGGAGGAGCTGGCCTATGCGATGGAGCAGTTGGCGGTGCCGCCCGCGACCATGCGCAAACGGGTGGAGGAGACCCTCGACCTGCTGGGTCTGGCGGAGCTGCGCCACCGGCCGCTGTACGAGCTGTCGGGCGGGCAGCAGCAGCGGGTGGCGATCGGTTCGGTGCTGACGGCCCATCCCCGGGTCCTCGTCCTCGACGAGCCGACGTCCGCGCTGGACCCGACGGCGGCGGAGGAGGTGCTCGCGGCCGTCACCCGGCTGGTGCACGATCTGGGGGTGACGGTGCTGGTCGCCGAGCACCGGCTGGAGCGGGTGGTGCAGTACGCGGACCGGGTGCTGCATCTGCCGGGGGACGGTCGGGTGGTGTCGGGGCCGCCCGCCGAGGTGTTCCGGGATTCGGGTGTGGCACCGCCGGTGGTGGACCTGGGCCGGGTGGCGGGCTGGTCGCCGCTGCCGCTGTCGATCCGTGACGCACGCCGGGCGGCGGCCCCGCTGCGGACCGCGCTCGCCGACGCCGTGCCCCCGCCGGTCCGGCCCGCTCCCCCGGCCCACCGCCCGGTGGTGCTCGCCGCCCGGGGCGTGACGGTGAAGCACCGGAACGTACCCGCCGTACGGGAGGTCGCTCTGGAGCTGCGGGCGGGCGAGGTGACGGCGCTGATGGGCCGCAACGGCTCGGGGAAGTCGTCGCTGCTGTGGGCCCTCCAAGGGTCGGGGCCGCGGCAGGCCGGGACGGTGGAGGTCCTCAAGGGGGGTGCCGCCGCCGATCCGAAGAAGCTTCCGGCGGCCGGGGCGCGGCGGCTGGTCGGCCTGGTGCCGCAGACGGCGACGGACCTGCTCTATCTGGAGAGCGTCGCGCAGGAGCTGGCGCAGGCGGACCGCGAATCGGCGCCGGACGCGGGGACGGCCGTACCGGCGCGGGAGATCCTCGACCGGCTGGTCCCCGGCCTTCCGGGGAGCGCGCATCCGCGGGATCTGTCCGAGGGCCAGAAACTCGCCCTGGTCCTGGCGATCCAGCTCGCCGCGGCCCCGCCGGTGGTGCTGCTCGACGAGCCGACGCGGGGGCTGGACTACCGGGCCAAGGAGCAGTTGACGGGGATCGTGGACGGGCTGGCGCGGGAGGGCCGCGCGGTGGTGGTGGCCACGCACGATGTGGAGTTCGTGGCCCGGGCGGCGGACCGGGTGGTGGTGATGGCCGAGGGGGACGTCGTCGCGGACGGGCCGACTCCGGAGGTCATCACGGCGTCTCCGGTGTTCGCCCCGCAGGTCGCGAAGGTCCTCGCGCCTCTGCCCTATCTGACGGTGGGACAGGTGGCGGCGGTGGCGGGAGAGGGGAGGACGGGATGA
- a CDS encoding energy-coupling factor transporter transmembrane component T — protein sequence MLRTAGPAPDPGGRRLPRTLHPVAWWIWALALATAVSRTNNPLLLLLVLAVLGYVVTVRRTEAPWARGFHYYLYLALIVIAIRVVFRAVFGTGITPDDHFLFSLPTIPTPDWYAGIQIGGPVSLEALLSAATEGLRLACMLCCIGAANTLANPKRALRVLPGALYELGVAVTVSISVAPQLVQSVRRVHRARRLRAGRTKGLRALRGIVVPVLEDALERSLRLAAAMDSRGYGRAGSATRRSRRLTGALMLLGMCGLCAGAYGLLDATAPRPLGLPALAFGALLCLAGLRLGGRRVTRTLYRPDPWRLPEWAVAGCGVLSAVLLFSGAGFDAAELNASLYPLGWPSLPPVPAVAILLAGAAGFLSPPPTAVPSGPPPRAAAGASAEVDAEVSVPRAVARRTEDSAL from the coding sequence GTGTTGCGTACCGCTGGCCCCGCGCCGGACCCGGGCGGCCGGAGGCTGCCCAGGACCCTGCACCCCGTCGCCTGGTGGATCTGGGCGCTGGCGCTGGCCACCGCGGTCAGCCGGACGAACAATCCGCTCCTGCTGCTCCTGGTCCTGGCCGTCCTCGGCTACGTCGTCACCGTGCGCCGTACCGAAGCGCCGTGGGCCCGGGGCTTCCACTACTACCTGTATCTGGCGCTGATCGTGATCGCGATCAGGGTGGTGTTCCGGGCCGTCTTCGGCACCGGGATCACCCCGGACGACCACTTCCTGTTCTCGCTGCCGACGATCCCGACGCCCGACTGGTACGCGGGCATCCAGATCGGCGGTCCGGTATCGCTGGAGGCACTGCTGTCGGCGGCCACGGAAGGCCTGCGGCTCGCGTGCATGCTGTGCTGCATCGGGGCGGCGAACACGCTGGCCAATCCGAAGCGGGCCCTGCGGGTGCTGCCGGGTGCGCTGTACGAGCTGGGGGTCGCGGTCACCGTATCCATCAGCGTCGCGCCCCAGCTGGTGCAGAGCGTCCGGCGGGTGCACCGGGCCCGCAGACTGCGGGCGGGCCGGACGAAGGGGCTCCGGGCGCTGCGCGGCATCGTGGTGCCGGTGCTGGAGGACGCCCTGGAGCGGTCGCTGCGGCTGGCGGCGGCGATGGACTCGCGGGGCTACGGCCGGGCGGGTTCGGCGACACGCCGTTCACGGCGGCTGACGGGAGCGCTGATGCTGCTGGGCATGTGCGGTCTCTGTGCGGGGGCGTACGGTCTGCTCGACGCGACGGCCCCGAGACCGCTGGGACTGCCCGCGCTGGCCTTCGGCGCCCTGCTCTGTCTGGCCGGGCTGCGGCTGGGCGGCCGGCGGGTGACGCGGACGCTCTACCGGCCCGATCCGTGGCGGCTTCCGGAGTGGGCGGTCGCCGGGTGCGGGGTGCTCTCGGCCGTCCTGCTGTTCAGCGGGGCCGGGTTCGATGCGGCGGAGCTGAACGCGTCGCTGTATCCGCTGGGCTGGCCGTCCCTGCCGCCGGTCCCGGCCGTGGCGATCCTGCTCGCCGGGGCCGCCGGGTTCCTGTCGCCGCCGCCGACCGCCGTACCCTCCGGTCCTCCGCCCCGCGCCGCCGCCGGTGCTTCCGCCGAGGTTGACGCCGAGGTTTCCGTCCCGCGCGCCGTCGCGCGCCGTACCGAGGACTCCGCCCTGTGA
- a CDS encoding prenyltransferase/squalene oxidase repeat-containing protein, with product MALLVLCSGGLYAAAPPAAADAPEKCTPSKGAIVAVDFGAFDGSVVRGCDPTPTTGYELLKTGGFSTTGTEHDGPAFICRIGHPAAPDGKQYPTPDREKCKDTPGADAYWSYWVAAKGTKDWRYSSLGAMSRKLRPGDVDAWVFGATEVGGGGGAKPSFSPDQIRAGAGPAEIRTRAAGGWVQQRLTGGERVETSPGEPSDLLTVKAAYALAASVGRSAVLDRVSAYLRGRTTAYAYPQGADQPPNTEAAARLALLAKIVGKDPRDFGGHDLIGGLLAAVCPEPAPGAPQEGCSAAGDFRGAGTTEAQAMAVLALVRAGVEPPESAVARLTRLDCPGGGHGSMLNPPGQYCDGEPAATAWIALALHAAGGFDGALAETLEELKGQQRADGSLPGYTDSTNAADVTTTALAAQVLRATGDKARADKGVAWLAGRQFPLGGFSSDELALEPHLYPTEPAALAGAGTDLLNLVAKVIPADPENPAEPGGPDPGGPGPGPGKGPDLKKGVAYLTAPKQLVRGRYYPVPGTQRADFGLTIDGAFALAATGHDNAKLRGIVDFLDQGGKDGEGRTLHSWTLTGTKHASGGSIGKAALLAQTVGRDPRDFGGLDLIAALAKETCAAAGQGCDAKGNYRNARSVFGQSLGIIAQVRAGEREAAAAPVDYLLSLQWPSGAFPSVIPVRNSSDQEVDSTAMAAMALHLVGGEKADAAVARALKWLAGRQLADGGFPGASGNSVNSAALAIQGLALDEPEYRDRIARAQVFLAGRQNTDGGFDVAVEEPGSDVRASAQAVGGSTTVSFAVLKRSLAGTSPQPDPGPGHDPDGGAPPQIVTPGESSGGGDSSGGTTGSGGSGGGRLASTGTDAMPLAGLAAALLAVGAAAVVAARRRTSAGSR from the coding sequence GTGGCGCTGCTGGTGCTCTGCTCGGGCGGGCTGTACGCCGCCGCTCCGCCCGCGGCCGCCGACGCGCCGGAGAAGTGCACTCCGTCGAAGGGCGCGATCGTCGCGGTCGACTTCGGCGCGTTCGACGGGTCCGTGGTCCGCGGCTGCGACCCGACTCCGACGACGGGGTACGAACTGCTGAAGACCGGCGGGTTCAGCACGACGGGCACCGAGCACGACGGTCCCGCGTTCATCTGCCGGATCGGTCACCCCGCGGCCCCGGACGGCAAGCAGTATCCGACGCCGGACCGGGAGAAGTGCAAGGACACCCCGGGCGCGGACGCCTACTGGTCGTACTGGGTGGCGGCGAAGGGCACCAAGGACTGGCGCTACAGCAGTCTGGGGGCGATGTCCCGGAAGCTGAGGCCGGGCGATGTGGACGCCTGGGTGTTCGGTGCCACGGAGGTCGGGGGCGGCGGTGGCGCGAAGCCGTCGTTCAGCCCGGACCAGATCCGGGCGGGTGCCGGCCCGGCGGAGATCCGCACCCGGGCGGCGGGCGGCTGGGTGCAGCAGCGGCTGACCGGGGGCGAGCGGGTGGAGACCTCCCCGGGCGAGCCCAGTGACCTGCTGACCGTCAAGGCGGCCTATGCCCTGGCGGCTTCGGTGGGCAGGAGCGCGGTCCTGGACCGGGTCTCGGCGTACCTCCGGGGCCGTACCACCGCCTATGCCTATCCGCAAGGCGCCGACCAGCCGCCGAACACGGAGGCCGCGGCCCGGCTCGCACTCCTGGCGAAGATCGTCGGGAAGGATCCGCGGGACTTCGGCGGCCACGATCTGATCGGCGGTCTGCTGGCGGCGGTCTGCCCCGAGCCCGCGCCCGGAGCGCCGCAGGAGGGCTGTTCGGCCGCGGGCGACTTCCGCGGGGCCGGGACCACCGAGGCACAGGCGATGGCGGTGCTGGCCCTGGTCCGTGCGGGTGTGGAGCCGCCGGAGTCGGCGGTCGCCCGGCTGACCCGGCTGGACTGCCCCGGCGGCGGTCACGGCAGCATGCTGAACCCGCCCGGCCAGTACTGCGACGGCGAACCGGCCGCGACCGCGTGGATCGCCCTGGCGCTGCATGCGGCGGGCGGCTTCGACGGGGCCCTGGCCGAGACCCTGGAGGAGCTCAAGGGGCAGCAGCGGGCGGACGGTTCCCTCCCCGGCTACACCGACAGCACCAATGCCGCCGATGTCACCACCACGGCCCTCGCCGCGCAGGTGCTGCGGGCGACGGGCGACAAGGCACGCGCGGACAAGGGCGTGGCCTGGCTGGCCGGGCGGCAGTTCCCGCTGGGTGGTTTCAGCTCCGACGAACTCGCCCTGGAACCGCATCTCTACCCCACCGAACCGGCCGCGCTGGCGGGCGCCGGCACCGATCTGCTGAACCTGGTCGCCAAGGTGATCCCGGCGGATCCGGAGAACCCGGCCGAGCCGGGCGGCCCGGACCCCGGCGGTCCCGGTCCCGGTCCCGGCAAGGGCCCCGACCTGAAGAAGGGCGTGGCCTATCTCACCGCCCCGAAGCAGCTGGTCCGCGGCCGCTACTACCCCGTACCGGGCACACAGCGGGCCGACTTCGGACTGACCATCGACGGTGCCTTCGCGCTCGCCGCCACCGGGCACGACAACGCCAAGCTCCGCGGGATCGTGGACTTCCTCGACCAGGGCGGCAAGGACGGCGAGGGCCGCACCCTCCACAGCTGGACCCTGACGGGCACCAAACACGCCTCGGGCGGTTCCATCGGGAAGGCGGCGCTCCTCGCGCAGACGGTCGGCCGCGACCCCCGGGACTTCGGCGGCCTTGATCTGATCGCCGCGCTGGCGAAGGAGACCTGCGCCGCAGCCGGTCAGGGCTGCGATGCGAAGGGCAACTACCGCAACGCCAGGTCGGTGTTCGGCCAGTCGCTGGGGATCATCGCGCAGGTGCGGGCGGGTGAGCGGGAAGCGGCCGCCGCCCCGGTGGACTATCTCCTCTCCCTCCAGTGGCCGTCCGGCGCCTTCCCGAGCGTGATCCCGGTGAGGAACTCCTCGGACCAGGAAGTGGACTCCACGGCGATGGCCGCCATGGCGCTTCACCTGGTGGGCGGCGAGAAGGCCGACGCCGCCGTGGCGCGCGCCCTGAAGTGGCTTGCGGGCAGGCAGCTCGCCGACGGCGGCTTCCCGGGCGCGTCCGGGAACTCGGTCAACTCGGCGGCGCTGGCGATTCAGGGGCTCGCGCTCGACGAGCCGGAGTACCGCGACCGGATCGCCCGTGCGCAGGTGTTCCTGGCGGGCCGGCAGAACACCGACGGCGGGTTCGACGTCGCCGTGGAGGAGCCCGGTTCGGACGTCAGGGCGTCGGCGCAGGCGGTCGGCGGTTCGACCACCGTGTCGTTCGCGGTGCTGAAGCGGAGCCTGGCGGGCACCTCCCCGCAGCCGGATCCCGGACCGGGCCACGATCCGGACGGCGGCGCCCCGCCGCAGATCGTCACCCCGGGTGAGAGCTCCGGAGGGGGAGACAGCTCCGGAGGCACCACGGGCTCCGGAGGTTCCGGCGGGGGCCGGCTGGCGTCGACCGGTACGGACGCCATGCCGTTGGCCGGTCTCGCGGCCGCCCTGCTGGCAGTCGGTGCGGCCGCGGTCGTCGCCGCCCGCCGCCGGACGTCCGCGGGGAGCCGCTGA
- a CDS encoding prenyltransferase/squalene oxidase repeat-containing protein, with product MPRSATTAPMPRAALRALVATTAAAAALAAATLPATATSTPAQIATSKTNGVAYLKTLQAADGSYAGSGLSSEWAFSAFAAAGTAVVDVAPGGDATKNARTVYRNLLSTAAWPSATPVVTDYERGTLNAYAAGIDPARVSASRNLIADVYGYWQTAEAGYFGNSANYNGTVFAGLALAGARTQTGGQRVPQALLDAIVTRIRANQHTDGGWDYQKAEGDPVRLAAPGDVDMTGASMAALCAAGVPATDPDIVQARTFLKTKLVNASGAFTAMYGINSSSNGWAVSGLNACGINPQTGDFLTPAGKTPVDFLIAQQFNPGGGFRYKPSDGSPSAYSSTDALRAVAGGGFTAAPPLPTGGASRWVAQSTFTSGTATELALTVDDGTGALKVCSVAFTPTGTTTTLGAVLDAAAGAATPAGCVTSVTPSSGTGTITAVNGTANSGSSTWKASVDGSAFTAAARDRVIGIGDTIALRYGS from the coding sequence ATGCCCCGTAGCGCAACCACCGCACCGATGCCCCGCGCCGCACTGCGCGCACTGGTCGCCACCACTGCCGCGGCCGCCGCACTCGCCGCCGCGACACTCCCCGCCACGGCGACCTCCACCCCCGCCCAGATAGCCACCTCCAAGACCAACGGCGTCGCCTATCTGAAGACCCTCCAGGCCGCCGACGGCTCCTACGCGGGCTCCGGGCTCTCCAGCGAGTGGGCGTTCAGCGCCTTCGCCGCCGCCGGTACGGCCGTCGTGGACGTCGCACCGGGCGGCGACGCCACCAAGAACGCCCGGACCGTCTACCGCAACCTCCTCTCCACCGCCGCCTGGCCGTCCGCGACCCCCGTCGTCACCGACTATGAACGCGGCACCCTCAACGCCTACGCCGCCGGAATCGACCCGGCCCGGGTCTCCGCCTCCCGCAACCTCATCGCCGACGTCTACGGCTACTGGCAGACCGCCGAGGCCGGATACTTCGGCAACAGCGCCAACTACAACGGCACCGTCTTCGCGGGCCTGGCGCTCGCCGGTGCCAGAACCCAGACCGGCGGACAGCGCGTACCGCAGGCCCTGCTCGACGCGATCGTCACCCGGATCCGCGCCAACCAGCACACCGACGGCGGCTGGGACTACCAGAAGGCCGAAGGCGACCCCGTCCGGCTGGCCGCCCCCGGCGACGTCGACATGACCGGCGCCTCGATGGCCGCGCTCTGCGCCGCCGGGGTGCCCGCCACCGACCCCGATATCGTCCAGGCCCGTACCTTCCTGAAGACCAAGCTGGTCAACGCCTCCGGCGCCTTCACCGCCATGTACGGCATCAACTCCAGCTCCAACGGCTGGGCCGTCTCCGGCCTCAACGCCTGCGGCATCAACCCCCAGACCGGCGACTTCCTCACCCCCGCCGGAAAGACCCCCGTCGACTTCCTCATCGCCCAGCAGTTCAACCCCGGCGGCGGCTTCCGCTACAAGCCCTCCGACGGCAGCCCCTCCGCCTACTCCTCCACCGACGCCCTGAGGGCCGTCGCGGGCGGCGGCTTCACCGCCGCCCCGCCGCTCCCCACCGGCGGCGCCTCCCGCTGGGTCGCCCAGAGCACCTTCACCTCCGGGACCGCCACCGAACTCGCCCTCACCGTCGACGACGGTACGGGAGCGCTCAAGGTCTGCTCGGTCGCCTTCACACCCACCGGCACCACGACCACCCTCGGGGCCGTCCTGGACGCGGCAGCCGGCGCCGCGACCCCGGCGGGCTGCGTCACCTCGGTGACCCCGTCCTCCGGCACCGGCACCATCACCGCCGTCAACGGCACGGCCAACAGCGGAAGCAGCACCTGGAAGGCGAGCGTCGACGGATCCGCCTTCACCGCGGCCGCCCGCGACCGGGTCATCGGCATCGGCGACACGATCGCCCTGCGCTACGGCTCCTGA
- a CDS encoding serine/threonine-protein kinase, with translation MAESRLIHDRYRLEEVIGRGGMGEVWRAVDESLGRSVAVKCLKPVGPHHDASFSTVLRERFRREARVAAALQHRGVTVVHDFGEYEGVLFLVMELLDGRNLSQLLEENAHEPLPVDDVVEIAVQVADALAYTHERGIVHRDLKPANIVRLTDGTVKICDFGIARLGENIGTSSRLTGTGIAMGTPHYMSPEQIGGGHIDHRSDLYSLGCVLYEIATGVPPFDDEDAWAVLIGHRDTVPQPLRVHRPEIPEHVQQTVLDLLAKTPDGRPADARDLRLRMTGPRGLPAAPAPSAARPAAPAPLPAWGRRLTGGHHATATALRPVLPDHTAGLTGEWTTGTAVRPALAGQTVRRERPTPSPEALAVLAGRHSAGLSLGRLGRWEEAGEVHRAVAAEREHALGADHPDTLASRYEVAFTLSRTGRAEDALDGFRRVADGRERALGADHPDTLAARQETAYVLGLLGRHLEAHDRYTEVLTARERIVGPDHPDTLRCRHNLAFNLSRLGRLEDSFRMVCDVAEARARILGADHPDTLVTRYEVAYALGQLGRWTEALTAYREVAAARTRALGADHPDTLAARYEVGISLGRLGRAAEAVDLYTALIADRTRLSGPDDPETLRARHGLGVNLGRTGRWPEALEQARDISTRRARTLGPDHPDTLVSHREVAVALGWLARWPEALTVYTSVAGTRDRVLGPDHPDALASRNDEAHCLEQLGRHEEAVELYRRVAALRDRRAH, from the coding sequence ATGGCGGAGTCCAGGCTGATTCACGACCGGTACCGGCTGGAGGAGGTGATCGGGCGCGGCGGCATGGGCGAGGTGTGGCGCGCCGTCGACGAGTCCCTGGGACGCAGCGTCGCGGTCAAATGCCTCAAGCCCGTCGGCCCCCACCACGACGCCTCCTTCTCCACCGTCCTGCGCGAACGCTTCCGCCGCGAGGCCCGGGTCGCCGCCGCGCTCCAGCACCGCGGAGTGACCGTCGTCCATGACTTCGGCGAGTACGAAGGCGTGCTGTTCCTGGTCATGGAGCTCCTCGACGGACGCAACCTCAGCCAGCTGCTGGAGGAGAACGCCCACGAGCCGCTGCCCGTCGACGACGTCGTCGAGATCGCCGTCCAGGTCGCGGACGCCCTCGCGTACACCCATGAACGCGGCATCGTCCACCGCGACCTGAAACCCGCCAACATCGTCCGCCTCACCGACGGCACGGTGAAGATCTGCGACTTCGGCATAGCGCGCCTCGGCGAGAACATCGGCACCTCGTCCCGGCTGACCGGCACCGGCATCGCCATGGGCACCCCCCACTACATGTCGCCCGAACAGATCGGCGGCGGACACATAGACCACCGCAGCGACCTCTACTCCCTGGGCTGCGTCCTCTACGAGATCGCCACCGGCGTCCCGCCGTTCGACGATGAGGACGCCTGGGCCGTCCTCATCGGCCACCGCGACACCGTCCCGCAGCCACTCCGCGTCCACCGGCCCGAAATCCCCGAACACGTCCAGCAGACCGTGCTCGACCTGCTCGCCAAGACCCCGGACGGCCGGCCCGCCGACGCCCGCGATCTGCGTCTGCGGATGACGGGCCCCCGGGGCCTGCCCGCGGCACCCGCCCCGAGCGCCGCCCGCCCCGCGGCCCCGGCGCCCCTGCCCGCCTGGGGCCGGCGGCTGACCGGCGGCCACCACGCGACGGCCACCGCACTCCGGCCCGTCCTCCCCGACCACACCGCCGGGCTGACCGGTGAATGGACCACCGGAACCGCCGTCCGCCCCGCGCTCGCCGGGCAGACGGTACGGCGCGAGCGCCCCACCCCGTCACCGGAAGCCCTGGCCGTCCTCGCCGGCCGCCACAGCGCCGGGCTCAGCCTCGGCCGGCTCGGGCGCTGGGAGGAGGCCGGCGAGGTCCACCGCGCGGTCGCCGCCGAACGCGAACACGCCCTCGGCGCCGACCACCCCGACACCCTCGCCAGCCGCTACGAGGTCGCCTTCACCCTCAGCCGCACCGGCCGTGCGGAGGACGCGCTCGACGGCTTCCGCCGCGTGGCCGACGGCCGCGAACGCGCCCTCGGCGCCGACCACCCCGACACCCTGGCCGCCCGCCAGGAGACCGCGTACGTCCTCGGTCTCCTCGGCCGCCATCTGGAGGCACACGACCGCTACACGGAGGTGCTCACCGCCAGGGAACGCATCGTGGGCCCCGACCACCCCGACACCCTGCGCTGCCGCCACAACCTCGCGTTCAACCTGAGCAGGCTCGGCCGTCTCGAAGACTCCTTCCGCATGGTCTGCGACGTCGCCGAGGCCCGCGCCCGGATCCTGGGCGCCGACCACCCCGACACCCTGGTCACCCGGTACGAGGTGGCCTACGCCCTCGGTCAGCTCGGCCGCTGGACCGAGGCCCTGACCGCGTACCGCGAGGTCGCCGCCGCCCGGACCCGCGCCCTCGGCGCCGACCACCCCGACACCCTGGCCGCGCGCTACGAGGTCGGCATCAGCCTCGGCCGCCTCGGCCGCGCCGCCGAAGCCGTCGACCTCTACACCGCCCTGATCGCGGACCGCACCCGGCTTTCGGGCCCCGACGACCCCGAAACCCTCCGCGCGCGCCACGGCCTCGGCGTCAACCTCGGCCGTACGGGCCGCTGGCCGGAAGCCCTGGAGCAGGCCCGCGACATCAGCACCCGCCGCGCCCGGACCCTGGGCCCCGACCACCCCGACACCCTGGTCAGCCACCGCGAGGTCGCCGTCGCCCTGGGCTGGCTGGCCCGCTGGCCCGAGGCCCTGACCGTCTACACCTCGGTCGCCGGCACCCGCGACCGCGTCCTGGGCCCGGACCACCCGGACGCCCTGGCGAGCCGCAACGACGAAGCACACTGCCTGGAACAGCTCGGGCGCCACGAGGAGGCGGTGGAGCTGTACCGGAGGGTGGCGGCCCTGCGGGACCGGCGGGCGCATTAG